The following DNA comes from Rosa rugosa chromosome 5, drRosRugo1.1, whole genome shotgun sequence.
AGAGATCAAATCTCAGAAGGGAAACAAAAACTGCTGCCCAAACAATGATAGCAGATAACAGAAACATGCTTTGAAATAGAAATGTAGAAGAGTCCTATGAACCTAACTTGTGTATTGAATTGTCATACTTCAATAGCAGGTTTTAAGATAATTTAAAAGATTTTCAAATTTGAGATGACACTAGATGATCTTAAACATCATTAATCTTCACAGGCTTCAGTTAATTCACAGATTCGCTTCTGCCTACTCATGATCAAAACTTAAAAGCCACATATCCGTTACACAGTTTGTCATTTGGAGTAAAAATTTAACCCGTATGCATAGTATCAAGTGACAGGTATTAAGCTAGCCTGATGTAGCCAGGGTAAAACCATTATACTGGAATGTGAACCCACTTTCATGATATGTTGGTTGTCATTATGGAAGCAGTGATAATTTAAACAATAACTACAGTAAACTTAATTAATGATCGCTCAAAGAAGACATATTATAAATTTAGCACTATAACCATGATTTTAAAATAACTAAAAACATTAGGAACTCTTATCACAGCTTCTTAtgattttgcttttctttttttttttgtaattagaGGCcagatttcaaaaaaaaaaaaaaaaaaaaggtaagaaAAGATTACCATCATAACTCCTTGGGCTCTTCAGGTGTTCATTTTCATGTGCTGAATAAGACTCCTCCACGTGACAAGAACAACAAAGCCACCTGCGCATCCTGACTTTCTTCCTCAAATAAAAATCGTCGTCAGCGCTTGTATTCTCAAGTCTCACAAAGTAACCAGGGGGAGGGGCATGTGCCTGCATTGTGCCACAGATTTAACATCATAAAAGAACTAAAGATAAAAGTGAGCAAACCAATAATTGCAACATTTGTTTGGAGATGGTATCGTAGCAAAGTGGTCAAGTAGAGATAAACGAAAACTAGAATGAAATTCTAAtactcctcattttttttttttttcagatggATTCCAGTATGGCTCTAGAGATTACGACTTCATGGAACCACCAAAGTGGGAGAAAGCTCTGTATACGCTCAGTATCATTTAGTAATTGGAAAGTTTACTAGAACTGCCAGGTACAGTTTGTCAGACAGTGGATTTCTCTCTTCATGCTTCGACTCTAAATATGCAGCAATTATATAGTCTACAAAAAAAGACACTTTTTCCAAAACATCTAAAAAATGCAGTTGAGAATGCTATCACAACATGACACATCTGCGGCCCCAGCATTCACTGTCAGAGGGTAATTTTAAACAATCTAGTAGACACACGAATGTGGATATTGCTAATCAACGACATAACAGAACAAAGCAGTGGAGCTGCAATAGAATCTGAACTGAAACCACAATGTCTCTTTCATTGGGTGCAAACTTAGCAATTATTAGTGTAATCTCAGCTTCATAATGGAATTCACAATGTATCATCAAACAATACATAGGCATTTCGAGATAGCAAACGATCAAGAGAAAGCAATCGGTTTTGcacagaaataaaaaaaaattacaatcgTGACCTCTCATGTAGATCatacatttcaaaaaaaaaaaaaaaaaaaagagacccATGATTCTTACCACTAAACCACGGCTACGACAGTCTCTGCCCTCCATAAACACgaatttaccaaaaccaatcaATTAGGTCAAGAAaagcaaaaacccagaaacgaaaTTATCCGGATTCTCCaaattaacaaaagaagaaagcaaaccCCAAAATTAAGTTTAGATAAAAAGGAAGAATCTTTGCAGAGAGAGAAGATTGAATTGAGGTGTGGGGGATTATGAAAACGAAGAAGAAAAAGCGAATAGGGGGGATGAAATTCAGCCCCAGATCCCAAACCGAATTTGCAGGCAATACAACAACGCAATgcaacagaaaaaaataaaatagagaaagGAAATATAAGAGGGGATGAAAATGATACCTGTAAATGTGTCTCTAtttggttctctctctctctctctctttaggGTTTGTGAGGTTGGTTAAGGAGGAGGGAGGGACAGGTAGGATTTGGGAGGGGCTTTGGCTTTGGCTGTTGCTTTAGTTGGTTTTTGGGGTGTGGTGGTtttttcagagagagagagagagagagagagagagaaaaaaaagagaaaagaaaaaaacaaaaaggaaaaagaaaaagaaagacagAGAGGCAACGCGGACTGTGGCGTTTGGCACAACAAAGCTTTAGGATGGACAGATAGATGTATACTTGTTTTCAACTATATtatttctaatttattttttttttttttttgacttttatGAGGGATTAATTTGTTTCAAAAATGCAACAACTCTTGTGCAATGATTTGGAATTTGGATGTGTCTACTTTGTCATAAAGGTTGAGATTGGGCGGTGGGAAAAAGGATTGCAGGCAGCTATTCAACTCAAGTATTCCTCCTTTAGGAATTTTCTCAAGCAAGCAAACACCACataaaaattatgtattttctTTGCCCATCACCATGATTTTATTCTCTTTGTTGGATTTTTGGAGAGAAAATTATGGCTTTTGGGTTGGACAAATGGGTTACGAAATTACTAATAGTAATAATGGTTgtgttcctttcaaaaaaaaaaaaaaatggttgtaTTTGTTTAAATTTGTGTTCAACTGTTGTGGTTAAATTATAGATTGAAAATTTTATCAGCACATTCAACTCTGCTTGGTATTATCTATTCACACGCAAAATTAGAGCTGTCATTCAGACAAATTTAAATAGGTTATCGATAGTATTAATTGTAAattatgagatttttttttttttttttttttgagaagataaatttatgggattccaaaaatatatatataaataaagtaaAGAATAGAAACTTGAAGAGTGTTTTGGAGCGTCGGATCAGGCCGACTAGTTAAATCaagtggaggagaagaagccaCCGCATTGAACACATGTCCACTTTGAAAACCGGAGTCGACATGAGGAGaatttcaaagttcaaaccacACCTGTCTCGCAATATCAGGCCTGCTTATCTCTGTTAAAGCTCTTGAGAATTTGGTAGAACCCAGCTGAATTTCTGGCCCATTAAACCTAAATTGAGAGAAAGTTACAAGATGAAATTTTGACAGAACTTGTTCCCGTCAGCCAACTTCGAGGCTCAGAAGCTAGCTGCAACTTCTGATGTTCAGTCCAGCACGAGTacttcttcatgaaagttgtttgaaattttgttttctatACTGTCCTTGAATTTCATGACAATCCTACGGTTAGATGTTTATCAATGAAGGTAAAACCAAGGATGTTCATACAGAAATTCTCTTTCCATATTATTTGCATGTTCTTGTTTCTCTCAAATTCAGCTTTCTTTTGCATTGGCCATTGCTTCTCTACTGCCCACGAAGCATTATCTTTCATCTCGAGCCAAAAATGACTATCGGTATGCTGGCTTATCTCATTCAATTTCACATTGTCTTTGTTCAATCTCCATTTTCAGTTTTGAGTTCATCAATCTTGTGAATCATACATACCCTTTGAACTGATGTTATCTCATACTCTTATTTGTTTCCTAGCGGAACACATATTCTTACATTGTTAAATGTTATTGATAAAGTTCATTTGGGTTATGAAAACTGACCTTATGGATCTTTCCTTTATAAATTACTTACAAACTGTTTTCTATTTGATCTATGTTGATACCATTTCAAATTAGACATCCAAAAGGTTGTATTAAGAGTGATTTCATATAATTTGGACTTGAAACTAATCTTTGGTGAGAATTTTAAGAGAATCCACGCTACTGGAATTCTAAGAAAAGCTAGCAATTCAGTCTGTTTGCATCCAATTTTTCCCCTAGCTACTTCCCGAACTCTGTTTTGCATGAAAGTTCAGCGTGTTGTACCATAGCATGTTATGtttgattctggaaattttcgagAGCAATGGACTCGAGAtgaattttatataatttttcaaATCTGCCCTGTTCCTTCTGATTAACTCTAAATCAGTTTTAGTTTTGTCCAATCAGTTCTTAAAGATCTAGAACTCTATAGTACTCATATCAATCTCATCTCAGTTCTTGATATGATCACTGCTACTCTTCAAAACGCTTCGACCATTTAGACCCTTGAAATGGTTACAAGAAAATGGATCTTGAGATTGATAATTTGCGAAATTCAGTAATTAGGACGCTGGGCAAGCTCTGAACTCCTTTCACTGAAGGACCGATAATGGAGGTGATGATATGTACATCAATGAGTTCGTCATTACTAGATGATTCAGGTATGGAGGCTTCACCCTAGTTAGTGGTTTCCGCATTTCTTTTAtgattgaaaatggttttgtgaTTTTAACACTCGACTTAATGAGATGACCTGAGAGTGAATGGGACATAGCGATTTCCTTAGGTTTTGATCCCCTAAATCTCTGGAAGTTTGTACAAATGGGATAGTGTCTGATATTATTTGAGGTGCGACACTAGATCTAGGTGGTACGGTGTAAATGGACACTCTCGCTACTCTTCACCATTTGTTGAAGATTTAAATCTTCGGTGAGGTAGTAGTTGGGTAGTATATAGATCGGTCATCAGGTTTGGTATTTTAGCCGAGTACTCTTATCATTTGTATTTGGTTTCGCACTGAGAaatattttctattttattaaCTTATTTTACTCAACTGGCGCCAATTACTATCTTGTTTTCAAACGTAGTTAGGGTTGATGTTTGagtagcgaggacgaaagctcacccctactgtAATTGGTTTTGCAGATATTGTGCACGAGGATTGAGGAGGATTTCGGGACTGTGCTGGGTGCTATGTATTCACCTTAATCCATAATTGCATTCTCATTTAATTTGTTCACCTTTGTTCAGTTGCTATTGTTGCTTGGGGTGAATGTCAATTGTAATAACCTATGTAGCTTTCCACCACTTACTATCTAGTAGAGCGCCGCCTGACGCTCTAGCCTTCGTGTGGTGCCCTAGCCTCGTCTTGAGGCGCTCTGTGTGATTAGATCCGCGGCATGGCTTACCGGATCCTTGTTTGGAACTGTAATGGGATTGTTAACTCGGTTATTCATCGGAATCTGTTAGATGTAGTACGAAAGGAGAGGCCTCGACTCGTCTTTTTGGCAGAAACTTTGTGTGCTAAAAAGCAAATCGATACCTTGAAGGTGATGATAGGGTTTGATCATGCTTTGGCAGCAAGCAAAGAGAAGTTTTAAGTTTGAGGAATTCTGGGGACGACATGGGGATTCTGAAGCTATTGTTACAAAGGGGTGGGCGAATCCAGTTACGGATGACCCTATGAAGCAAGTGTGTCTTAAGATCAGCTGTACTAGTAAGTTCTTACATGCTTGGAAACAGGGAGTTTTTTGCCATCGTAGAGAAGAATTACAGGCCATTCAGCAAAGGTTGCAATTCTTAATTAGTGCGCCTTTTTCAGTAGCACAAGTGGAAGAGAAGAAAGCATTGACGACAAGGTTTCAAGAACTGCAAACCATGAGGATACGTATTGGAGACAGCAGAGTAAAGTTGATTGGCTGAGGGATAGGGATAGAAACACAGCTTATTTCCATCGACGAGCTTCTAACAGAAAGCACCGTAACGCTATCCAGGGATTACATACTGAGTTAGTAGGGTAGTGGGTGACTAGTCCACAGGAAGTTGAGGAAGTGATTACAAGCTACTATAATATTCTCTTCACCTCCCATATGGGGTAAATGAAGCTACCATGAATATTATTCTGGATACAGTCTCCTCGAAGGTAACAGAAGCCATGAATAGACGGCTGCTAGCATCATATACAGATGAAGAAATACGGAAAGCAGTTTTTCAGATGCTCCCATCTAAGGCACCTGGCCCGGATGGGATGTCACCCTTCTTTTACTAACACTATTGACAAACAGTAGGCCTGGATGTGTGTCTTGCAGTCAAGGAGGCTCTGCAGTCAGGTTTAGTGCTTCGTGAGATTAATTATACACATGTTACACTTATTCCGAAGGTTGAAAATCCAATGGATATGACACAGTTAAGGCCAATTGTGTTATGTAATGTCATTTATCGTATTTGTTCTAAAGTTCTAGCAAACAGGTTGAAGAAAATATTGGGTGAGATTATTTCACCTTTAAAGAGTGCCTTTGTACCGGGGAGGTTGATCTCTGATAACACTTTGGTAGCAAATGAGGTGGCACATCAGATGCATATTAACCGAAAGGTAGGTGAGGGTACTTTTGTTTTGAAGCTGGATATTAGCAAAGCATATGATCGTTTGGAATGGGATTTTCTCAGGTTCATGTTGCTTAAGTTAGGGTTTGCAGGTAGATGGGTGGAGTTGGTAATGTCATGCCTTACTACAGTCAGGTACTCTTTTAATTTTAATGGGGAGCCTCGGGGATATGTGGTGCCTTCTCGGGGTATCCGCCAGGGAGATCCCCTATCCCCATACTCGTTTATTCTATGCGCAAAATGGCTATCTTCTTTGATTTCACATTTTGTGCAATAGAATTGGTTGCAAGGTGTGTTGCTAGCCCCCACGGCGCCTAGATTACACCATTTATTGTTCGCAGAATCGCAGATGATTCTTTTCTGTTTGGAATTTCTACCATGGAGGAATGTCAGCAGGTCCGAAACATATTGCATACATATGAAGTAGCTTCCGGCCAACAGGTGAATTTAAACAAGAGTAGTGTGTCTTTTTCCAAGAATGTCAAAATGCAGGAGCAAGAACAGTTAGCTAGTGTGTTGGGTGTGGAATGAGTGGATAAACATGAAAGATATTTAGGTCTTCCAACTCATGTGGGAAGATCAAAGACGGAAGCTTTTGAGTATATCTGAAGGAAAAGTTGTCCAAGAAAGTAGTGAGTTGGCGTACTAAACTGTTGAGTGGTGCTGGCAAAGAGATTCTGATTAAAGCAGTGGCACAGGCAGTCCCCATGTATGTTATGAATTGCTACCTACTTCCGCAGAGCATGTGCTATAATTGTGTGCGCAGTTTTGGTGGGGTGACTCTGATACACAGAAAAAGATACATTGGTAGTCTCGGGAGAGATTGTACCCCAAAGAATGAAGGTGGTATGGGATTTAAAGATTTACACCTTTTCAATTTGGCTATGCTTGCCAAACAGGGGTGGATGATACTTAAAAATCCAACATCACTTATTGCTCAAATTTATAAGGCTTTGTACTTTCCAGAAGGCTCGTTTTGGGATGCAGAGCTACGTCAGCAGCCGTCCTTTCCATGGCGCAGTATTGTTGAAGCGCATTCAGTTTTACAGGTTGGTACAAGATGGATGGTTGGTAATGAGGAAAATATTCGAATATGGGAGCATCGATGCTTGGCTACCGGTAGATAGGTATGCCCTTCAACCATGATCACAACCTCCCTTGCATGGACCAATTTTTGTTTCAGAGCTTATTGACCACGAGACAACTGCATGGAATGATAGATTAATTGATGAGCTCTTCTCTCCTTCAGAAGCTCTCCTTATTAAATCTATTCCTATAAGTAGTCATCTTCCGAGAGATAAAGTGGCCTGGCATCCACATAAGAGAGGAATTTTCACCACAAATTCAGCATATTATGTAGCTCGAGACATTGCCTATAATAGAGTTAATTATCCCCCTCCGGTGGATGAGTTCCAAACTTTATGGAAAACAATCTGGAAGGCTGAAGTTCCCAAGAAAGTTGCGGTTGGAGTTTGGAGAGCTTGCCAGAACATTCTTCCGACTCGAGAAACATTATTAACAAAGGGATATGAGGGTGAAACTGGGTGTTTGTTGTGTGATTGTCCTTTGGAATCAGTAGGGCATGTCCTAGTAGATTGTCAGATAGCTCGGGCATTGTTGGGTGAGGTTTCTCTCCAAATCACTTGTCCTGTGACACCAGTATTCATCTTCAAGGAGTGGATGTTGGAATGTGTTAACCGAGTATCATTGGAGCAATTTGAGAAGTTCATGATGTTCTTATGGGCCTTGTGGACTAATAGAAATGCGGCTTTGTGGGAGGAGAAACCACGATTGCCAGCAGATATAGCGATTGCCACGGTGGGATGGTTCAATCAATACAAACTTGTACACGCTTCGTCTATTCCAGGAGTGAAGGTGATTCAAAGGTGGACTAGTCCGGCTAAGCGTGTTTTGAAATGCAATATTGATGGGAGCTATAGTTATCATCAAAGGAAAGGTGGAGTAGGATGTGTCCTTCGTGATCATAAGGGAGACTTTCGGGCTGCTTTGATGAAGATGGTACATAATGCCAATTCCGCGTTCCAGGTTGAGCTTTTGGCCTTAAAAACTGCAGTCCAATTCGCTATATCACTGCACCATGAACAGGTACAGTTTGAATCTGATTGTTTACAACTGGTCCAAACTATCAATGCGGAAGATGAAGATGCTTCGATATGTGGTCATGTTGTAGATGAAGTCAGAGCAATGTTTAGCAATTATCCTATGTTTTCTCTAACTCATGTTAAGTGTCAAGCAAACAATGTGTCTCATAATCTTGCTTGTGCGGCTCTTCATTCAGAGCTCTCTCATTCTTGGTTCTTGTATGCTCCCTGTTAATGTCTagaagtccggcggtagctgaactttagttaacgctgatccgatgagcggatcgatacttgtggtgttctcaaagcctccgttacctgtcaagtaaaatacaaagggcgtcagagggagaccgcgttgggcggtcttcgactctccgatgcctaagttagtcaatgtatttatgttgacaaagtaacagtatgtaagtattgaatgcgtaattaatgaggagagaggagagaaccttttataggtgaggaagaggttgatcttctctttgttttcgatgtgggactgatatgcttcagttcccagtttcagaagcttctgatgccatcttggcgtggcgcgtggcggcgcgtcgccgcagatctggaggtggtccgactttgggctgtagcccgcctggcggtgtgcctgcatgtcattccttcaGTTGGAatgagtacctt
Coding sequences within:
- the LOC133711545 gene encoding uncharacterized protein LOC133711545, translating into MCYNCVRSFGGVTLIHRKRYIGSLGRDCTPKNEGGMGFKDLHLFNLAMLAKQGWMILKNPTSLIAQIYKALYFPEGSFWDAELRQQPSFPWRSIVEAHSVLQVGTRWMVELIDHETTAWNDRLIDELFSPSEALLIKSIPISSHLPRDKVAWHPHKRGIFTTNSAYYVARDIAYNRVNYPPPVDEFQTLWKTIWKAEVPKKVAVGVWRACQNILPTRETLLTKGYEGETGCLLCDCPLESVGHVLVDCQIARALLGEVSLQITCPVTPVFIFKEWMLECVNRVSLEQFEKFMMFLWALWTNRNAALWEEKPRLPADIAIATVGWFNQYKLVHASSIPGVKVIQRWTSPAKRVLKCNIDGSYSYHQRKGGVGCVLRDHKGDFRAALMKMVHNANSAFQVELLALKTAVQFAISLHHEQVQFESDCLQLVQTINAEDEDASICGHVVDEVRAMFSNYPMFSLTHVKCQANNVSHNLACAALHSELSHSWFLYAPC